ACATCATCAACGGGTCCAAAAGGGTCGGGGCCGGCGGGCGTAATCCCTGCACTCTAACGACTAGGGTCCCAGGGCTTCAAGAACGTCCAACCGCAACTGGACGAATCGCCCCTCGCATATCGCTTCGCGCATCCGGCGTGTGAGGCGCTGCAAGTAGGCCAGGTTGTGGATCGAGGCCAGGATCGGGCCCAGCATCTCCTTGGCCAAAAAAAGATGCCGCAGGTAGGCCCGCGAGAACTTCGTGCAGGCCAGGCAGTCGCACCCTTCCTCCAGCGGCCGGGGGTCGCGGGCGTGGGCCGCGTTGCGGAGCTTGACCTGCCCGGCGTCCGTGAAGCAGGTGGCGTTGCGGCCGTTGCGGGTCGGCATCACGCAGTCGAACATGTCGATCCCGGCAAGGACCGCGTCCAGCAGGTCCTGCGGCCGGCCGACGCCCATCAGGTAGCGAGGGCGGTCTTCCGGCAGCCGGTGGACCGAGACGTCGAGCGCCCGGCGGACCTCATCTCGGCTCTCGCCGACGCTCACGCCGCCGACCGCATAGCCGTCGAAGTCCATCGCGACCAGCTCGGCCGCGCATCGGGCCCGCAGGTCTTCGTGCGAGCCCCCCTGGACGATGCCGAAGAGCGCCTGATCGGGTCGAGTCTTCGCCGCCTTGCAGCGGGCGGCCCAGGCGATCGTGCGATTCACGGCCCGCTCGATGTCGACCTTTTCCGCCGGCAGGGCCGGGCACTGGTCGAGGCACATGGCGACGTCCGCGCCGAGGGCCTCCTGGATGGCCACGGCGCGTTCGGGGGTGAGTTCCAGCAGGCGGCCGTCGAGGTGGGATCGGAACGAGGCGCCCTTGTCGGTGATCTTGGCGCGGTCGGCCAGGCTGAAGACCTGGAAGCCGCCGGAGTCGGTCAGAATCGGGCCGTCCCAGGCCATGAACTTGTGCAGGCCGCCGAGCGCGGCGACGGTCTCCTCGCCGGGCCGGAGGGCCAGGTGGTACGTGTTGGCGAGGATCATCCGTGAGCCCGTCGCCCGGACCTGGTCGGGCGTGAGCCCCTTGATCGAGGCCAGCGTCCCGACCGGCATGAAGACGGGCGTCTCAACCGACCCGTGTGGCGTGTCGAGCCTCCCCGCCCTCGCGGCCGAACCGGCGTCGCGCGCTTCCGCCGTGTACCGGACGGGACGCGGCGGGGCTTGCAGGGCGGGGTCGGGGGTCAACGGGGAATCTCGCAGTTTCACATCCGAGACCTTAACGGACTTCCCCCGTCGCGGGGGAAGGTGGCCCGAAGGGCCGGATGAGGGGGCGACCGGCGTCGGACGCGCTGGTCGTCGGACAGCTCATGGAAGTCGATGCGAATCGGCCTTTTCCTCCCCTTGAGCGGGGAGGCAGCCGCAGACCGAATGAGGGGCGGCCGGCGTCGGTTGGCGAGGAGGTTTGGGTGCCGCAGGCCCCTGGACCTCCCCCCTCATCCGCCCCTTCGGGGCACCTTCCCCCGCGAGGGGGGAAGGCCGTTACGGCCCCGGAATCGGAGAAACGTGGGCTGGGTTCGAGGCCCCAGCCCACAGAAAGCCTCCGTCAGTCGTTTTTGAGCTTCAGGCCCAGGGCGGAGAGCTTGTCGCGGACCTCGTTGAGCGAGGTGACGCCGAAGTTCTTGCATTCCAGCAGGTCGTCGCCGGACCGCTTGGCGAGATCGCCGACGGTCTGGAGATTCAGCTTGCTCATGCACTTGCGGGCCCGGACGGAGAGGCTCAGCTCGCTGATCGGTTTGTTGAGCATCGCCTGCAGTTCGGGCGAGACTTCCTGGGCGGGCTCGTTGCGGGGGTCGCCGCCGTGGCCGCCGCGCTCGGGGCCTTCCAGGGCCATGCCCAGGCGGACGCCCTTGGACCGCATCATCTCCTTGATTTCGGACAGCGAGGTTTCGCCGAAATTCTTGGAGGCCAGCAGCGCCGCCTCGGTCGTCCGGGTGAGGTCGCCGAGCGTCCGGATGTTCATCTTGCGGAGGCAGTTGCGGCTGCGGACCGACAGCTCGAAGTCGGTGACCGGGATCTCCAGCAACTGCTTGAGGACGGTGTAGCCCTTTTCGGCTTCCTCGTCGTAGTACATCCCCTTGCTGGCCTGGCAGTCCTTGACGAACAGCCGGGCGCGGGGGTGGTTGGGCTCGTATTCCAGGACGTGCCGGTAGCACTGCTCGGCGTCGCGGAACTTCATCTCGTCCTCGTACAGGACGCCCAGGTTGATCCAGGCGGCCAGCGGGACGGGAGGACGCTCGGTGCATCGCTTGTAGAAGTCGACGGCGGCGTCGTCGTTGCCGTACAGGTCGTTGATGTAGGCCAGCTCAAAGAGGGCCCCGTTGTGGTCGCGGTCCAGGCTGAGGGCCTTCTCCAGTTCGGCGGAGGCCAGTTCCAGCTCGCCCTCGGCGGCCAGGATCGCCCCGCGCTGGAAGTGGTACTCGGCGGACGAGCCGACCGTCTTTTCCAGACCGGCGAGCAGCTTCTTGGCCTCGGCGATCTTGGAGGCACCTTCCTCGGACTTGCCGTTGGCCTCGTCGAGCTGGCCCAGGCGACGCAGGGCGCCGGCGCGGCGCAGCTCCGAATTCTTGGCGTCGTAGCCCAGCTTGGCCGACTGGCCGAAGGCGTCGGCCGCTTCCTGGTACTTCTGGAGGTTCTCGTAGGCGAGCCCCTGGAAATACAGGGCCATGCCCTGCTCGCCCGCCCGCTTCAGGTTGTCCAGACCGGCCGCGTAACGGCCCAGCAGCACCTCGCCGACGCCCAGCCGCAGGCTCCCCTCCGGCGTGGGGCTGGCCTTCTTCTCGCGGTCCCGGATCGTGGTGACGGCGTCGCGGAGCGTCCGGTAACGCGAGGGGTCGCGGTTGAGCAGCTCGCGCAGGTCGGCGACGGCCGACACGTCGAATGGCGTGCGATCCATGATCGCGCGGACGTCCGTGGTCATCATCTCAGTCATGGCCGCATCATCTCCATGTTCCGTCCGCTTACCCAACCAACCTACCTAGCCAAAACCCTGCCTGACCCGGGCCGCGACGCCCTCGTCGGCGGATTGAATCCGACATAGTAACGAATTTCCTTGACTTGTCAAAGACCGGCGTTCCGACGGCGAGGTTCCGCGCGTTATCTTGTTTGGTCGTCAAGTCCACGCTTGCGTGGATATGCGATCGGCGACGGTCTTGCACAAGGCCACGGGTGGGGACGCTGGAATGTCGAACCTTGAGCAGCCGACTCGGACTGCCCCTCGGACGTCGAGCTCATTCGTTCTGGTCGTCGCATTGATCCCGTTCCTCCCCGCGCTTTTCGTCTTCTGGTTTCTCTTCCTTCGCTGCGGTCCGACCTACTACGCGCCGGGATTCAGCGAGGCCAAATTCGCCTCGCTGCGAGAGGGAATGAGCGCCGACGAGGTGGAGGCGATTCTCGGACGACCCTTGCAGAAGGTTCCGCAGGCCGATGGCGGGATGCTGTGGACCTACAGCGATCGGGACGACGACACTTGCGACTTTGAGATGCGGTGGGTCTATTTCAAGTCAGGTGAAATTCGTCGAGTCGTCAAGATGTATTGGGACGATTAACCAAGGCGAGTCGAAGCGTGGAAGACTTGTCAAAGACCGGCGTTCCGACGGCGCTTCCTTCGAGTTATCTTCCGTGAATCGGCAAGCTCGATCCGTCGGACGGAGGAAGACACCCATGACGCGTATGATCGCCTGCATCCTCCTGTCGGTCGCCGGCGGCTTTGCGGCCAGGGCTGAAGACGCTCCGGGAGTCTTCCTGAAGCTGAACGATCCCAACCCGGGAGACCGGATCGTCAAGGGGACGGAGATGTTCGTCCGCGTCGGTCTTGTGATCCTCGAAGGCGCCGAACCGCCCCACCGCATCGACGTTGATTTCGTCCGAGACTCCGACAGGGCGAGCGCCGGTCAGTTCACCGAGTCCCCCGTGAAGCTGACCCGCATCGGCGACACCCGCCGCTACTTCTGCGCGATCAAGGTGAAGACCCCCACCTCGTCGGGCCCCCACACCCTGAAGGTGACCGCCCGCGGCAAGTCGGGACTCCTCCCGACCGACCCCTCGACGACCATGATCCTTAAGGAGACCGCCAGCGACGTCTGGACGTTCTCCAACCCGGTCAAGAAGCCTGTCGAAACGAAGCCCGCGCCCTGAATCCGGACCTCGGGCGAAGGCGTCTTCCTCGGGAATACTCCCATCCTGGGTGCCATGCCCACGCTTGCGTGGGCATGCGATCGGCGACGGCCGCGCGAACATATGGGACCGGATCATGTCCACGTCGGAGTGGGCTTGGCGTTCCATCCGAGCCACCCTCGAACGAAGGTTCCACAGATGGGCATCGGCGTTATCGTTTGCGGCTACATCGAATGGCCCGGCTACGCGGGCTCGCCGGCGGGCAAGAGGATCTATAGGGCCAACCGGCGCGCGATCCTGAGCCTGCCCGCGTCCGATCCAGACTGGCCGTTCATCACCCGCGACATGTTCTCGGCTCTGCCGCTTCGGGCGACCAGGGACCGACGCATAGCTCAGTACGAGAACCACGTGATCCATTTCGCGGGCGATTACAAGAACATGTATCGCCTTGAAGCGGACTGGGTGAGGAAGTTCGAGGCCTTGTTGGGCCGCCTCTGCTGGTACAACGCCGTCGCGACGCTTGATTTCTGCTCATATCGCTATGAGTGGATTGTTCCGTTCGATCACATCGACGATCGTTACTACAGCGATACGCCCCGCCCGCCCACGGAATGGTCCTTCCAGTGCTACCACATCGACTGCCAGCCGATTCCGACGGACGAAGCGATCGACGGTCCGTTGGACAGCCTGCATCACACTCCCTGGCGAGAGCCCGGCAGCCCTTCATGAGCCTCGCCGATCCATGGCCACGCGAGCGTGGCCATGCCACCCATCGGAGTAGGTGCTCATCGGGAGTTGGACTTTCGACAGGCTTTCCCCGTCACGACGGCCGCTGCCAGTCCCCGCGGATCTTGGCGTAGTCGAGGGCGTGGTAACCTTGCTGGGCGAGGCGTTTGCCCCCCTCGACGTAATCGGCCGGATCGCGGGAGG
Above is a window of Paludisphaera rhizosphaerae DNA encoding:
- the tgt gene encoding tRNA guanosine(34) transglycosylase Tgt — translated: MTPDPALQAPPRPVRYTAEARDAGSAARAGRLDTPHGSVETPVFMPVGTLASIKGLTPDQVRATGSRMILANTYHLALRPGEETVAALGGLHKFMAWDGPILTDSGGFQVFSLADRAKITDKGASFRSHLDGRLLELTPERAVAIQEALGADVAMCLDQCPALPAEKVDIERAVNRTIAWAARCKAAKTRPDQALFGIVQGGSHEDLRARCAAELVAMDFDGYAVGGVSVGESRDEVRRALDVSVHRLPEDRPRYLMGVGRPQDLLDAVLAGIDMFDCVMPTRNGRNATCFTDAGQVKLRNAAHARDPRPLEEGCDCLACTKFSRAYLRHLFLAKEMLGPILASIHNLAYLQRLTRRMREAICEGRFVQLRLDVLEALGP
- a CDS encoding DNA-directed RNA polymerase subunit alpha C-terminal domain-containing protein; translated protein: MTEMMTTDVRAIMDRTPFDVSAVADLRELLNRDPSRYRTLRDAVTTIRDREKKASPTPEGSLRLGVGEVLLGRYAAGLDNLKRAGEQGMALYFQGLAYENLQKYQEAADAFGQSAKLGYDAKNSELRRAGALRRLGQLDEANGKSEEGASKIAEAKKLLAGLEKTVGSSAEYHFQRGAILAAEGELELASAELEKALSLDRDHNGALFELAYINDLYGNDDAAVDFYKRCTERPPVPLAAWINLGVLYEDEMKFRDAEQCYRHVLEYEPNHPRARLFVKDCQASKGMYYDEEAEKGYTVLKQLLEIPVTDFELSVRSRNCLRKMNIRTLGDLTRTTEAALLASKNFGETSLSEIKEMMRSKGVRLGMALEGPERGGHGGDPRNEPAQEVSPELQAMLNKPISELSLSVRARKCMSKLNLQTVGDLAKRSGDDLLECKNFGVTSLNEVRDKLSALGLKLKND